One Xenopus tropicalis strain Nigerian chromosome 8, UCB_Xtro_10.0, whole genome shotgun sequence genomic window carries:
- the rps18 gene encoding 40S ribosomal protein S18, protein MSLVIPEKFQHILRVLNTNIDGRRKIAFAITAIKGVGRRYAHVVLRKADIDLTKRAGELTEDEVERVVTIMQNPRQYKIPDWFLNRQKDIKDGKYSQVLANGLDNKLREDLERLKKIKAHRGLRHFWGLRVRGQHTKTTGRRGRTVGVSKKK, encoded by the exons ATG TCTCTGGTGATCCCTGAGAAGTTTCAGCACATTTTGCGTGTTTTGAACACGAATATTGATGGGCGCAGGAAAATAGCTTTTGCTATCACTGCTATTAAG GGTGTAGGTAGACGTTACGCTCATGTTGTCCTACGCAAAGCTGACATTGACCTTACAAAGCGTGCTGGTGAACTGACCGAGGATGAG GTAGAACGTGTGGTTACTATCATGCAAAATCCTAGGCAATATAAAATTCCTGACTGGTTTTTGAACAGACAGAAGGACATTAAGGATGGAAAATACAGCCAG GTTCTTGCCAACGGTCTGGACAATAAACTCCGTGAAGATTTAGAGCGACTCAAAAAGATCAAGGCTCACAGAGGACTGCGTCACTTCTGGGG TTTGCGTGTCAGAGGTCAGCACACAAAGACCACCGGCCGCCGTGGTCGCACTGTGGGTGTGTCCAAGAAGAAGTAA
- the vps52 gene encoding vacuolar protein sorting-associated protein 52 homolog: protein MTEMAEMEDVTLNLRDLDLTSDDLTLDTVSIHIQENLEDALVQEALKAGVDLRQYSKQVELELQQIEHASITDYIQESQNIASLHNQIIACDAILERMGHMLCSFQSDLSSISSEIHTLQEQSLAMNIKLKNRQTVRSELSQLVDELIIPSTMISVILDVPVTDQQFVEQLHELNNKINYVKEQSFRDTQACADVQETLQKLKIKAVTKVREFILQKIYSFRKPMTNYQIPQNALLKYRFFYQFLLGNERSVAQEIQDEYVETMSKVYLSYFKSYTSRLMKLQYEEVAEKDDLMGIEDTAKKGFFSKPALRSKNTVFTVGNRAAIISPTELEGPIIVPHTAQRGDIRYPFESLFRSQHYALLDNSCREFLFLSEFFLVNGAAAQELFNSVMGRSLAMFLKHIDSYVSDCYDSIAIFLCIHIVLRFKGIAQRRDIPAVDKYWDALLDMLWPRFQLILELNIQSIRNTDPQRLGTVDTRPHYITRRYAEFSSAIVSINQTFPNEKTNALLGQLQVEVENFVLRMAAEFSSRKEQLIFLINNYDMMLSVLMERASSDSKEVESFQQLLTARTQEFIEEILAPSFGGMIAFVKESESLIEKGQQERLRSEEARVAQLVRGFSSTWKQAVENLSQDVMRSFTNFKNGTSIIQGALTQLIQYYHRFHKILSQPPLRNLPVCSELINLHHLMVELKKHKPNF, encoded by the exons ATGACTGAAATGGCTGAG ATGGAGGACGTGACTTTAAACCTCAGGGATTTGGACCTGACTTCTGATGACCTGACTTTGGACACTGTTAGCA TTCATATTCAGGAGAATCTGGAAGATGCTCTTGTGCAGGAAGCTCTTAAAGCA GGTGTTGATCTCAGACAATATTCTAAGCAAGTGGAACTGGAGTTACAGCAGATTGAGCATGCTTCAATAACAGACT ATATACAGGAAAGTCAGAACATCGCCTCTCTCCACAACCAAATTATAGCTTGTGATGCTATACTGGAG cgAATGGGCCATATGTTATGCAGTTTTCAGTCAGACCTTAGTTCGATCAGCTCAGAAATTCACACTCTGCAAGAACAGTCTCTCGCTATGAACATTAAACTAAAAAATAGACAAACAGTAAGGAGTGAGCTCAGCCAGCTAGTGGATGAACTGATTATACCCAGCACAATGATCAG TGTGATCCTTGATGTCCCAGTGACAGACCAGCAGTTTGTGGAACAGTTGCATGAACTGAACAATAAGATAAACTATGTGAAGGAGCAATCATTCAGAGATACCCAGGCCTGCGCTGATGTGCAAGAGACTCTGCAGAAACTGAAGATAAAG GCTGTGACTAAAGTCCGTGAGTTCATCCTGCAGAAGATCTACTCCTTCCGTAAACCTATGACAAATTACCAAATCCCCCAAAATGCTTTGCTGAAATACAG GTTCTTTTATCAGTTCCTTCTGGGAAATGAGCGCTCAGTGGCACAGGAGATTCAGGATGAATATGTAGAGACGATGAGCAAGGTCTATCTATCATATTTCAAATCCTACACTAGCCGACTCATGAAATTACAG TATGAAGAAGTGGCAGAGAAGGACGATCTAATGGGTATTGAAGACACAGCAAAGAAAG GCTTTTTCTCAAAGCCAGCTCTCCGCAGCAAGAACACTGTGTTTACAGTTGGTAACAGAGCTGCAATCATCAGTCCAACTGAACTAGAAGGACCTATTATTGTTCCACACACCGCTCAGAGGGGTGATATCCGG TATCCATTTGAGTCCTTATTTCGCAGCCAACACTATGCACTCCTTGATAACAGTTGTCGGGAATTCCTCTTCTTATCAGAGTTCTTTCTGGTAAATGGGGCAGCGGCTCAGGAGCTGTTTAACTCTGTAATGGGGCGAAGCCTTGCCATGTTCCTG AAACATATTGATTCCTATGTATCGGACTGCTATGACAGCATTGCTATCTTCCTCTGCATTCACATTGTACTGAGATTCAAAGGAATCGCTCAGAGAAGAGACATCCCTGCTGTGGACAA ATACTGGGATGCCCTTCTGGACATGCTGTGGCCCAGGTTTCAGCTTATCCTAGAATTAAACATTCAAAGTATTCGAAACACAGATCCACAAAGGCTGGGCACTGTTGATACAAGGCCGCACTAT atAACCCGTCGTTATGCAGAGTTTTCCTCAGCCATCGTTAGCATAAACCAGACATTTCCAAATGAGAAGACAAATGCCCTGCTTGGACAGTTACAG GTAGAAGTGGAGAATTTTGTCCTTAGAATGGCAGCAGAGTTCTCATCAAGAAAAGAACAGCTAATTTTCTTAATAAACAACTATGATATGATGCTCAGTGTCCTTATG GAACGAGCATCTTCTGACAGCAAAGAAGTGGAAAGTTTTCAACAGCTGCTGACTGCTCGAACACAG GAGTTTATTGAAGAGATACTCGCTCCATCATTTGGAGGAATGATTGCATTTGTCAAGGAGTCAGAATCTCTAATTGAGAAGGGACAGCAGGAACGACTCAGAAGTGAAGAGG CACGTGTTGCTCAGCTTGTACGGGGGTTCTCATCAACATGGAAACAAGCAGTGGAGAATCTGAGTCAGGATGTTATGAGGTCATTTACCAACTTTAAGAATGGAACTAGCATTATACAA GGTGCATTAACACAGCTGATCCAGTATTATCACCGCTTCCATAAGATACTCTCCCAGCCGCCACTCAGGAATCTGCCTGTATGCTCAGAATTAATAAACCTGCATCACCTAATGGTTGAGCTCAAAAAACATAAGCCTAATTTCTGA